A window of the Streptomyces griseochromogenes genome harbors these coding sequences:
- a CDS encoding nuclear transport factor 2 family protein — protein sequence MTQRVELATVMDRLAVDELVTEYAGAVDDGDWAAYRRLFTADGRADYRSAGGIEGEAGRVAGWLAESLELFAMRQHLIVNRRVRFGILEHDTGDTARVRADYMNPMRFAGAGRPGAPDLVCGGRYDFGVLRTPEGWRLREVVVHELWRRMPDHGPAAAPE from the coding sequence ATGACGCAGCGTGTGGAGCTCGCGACCGTGATGGACCGGCTGGCCGTGGACGAGCTGGTCACCGAGTACGCCGGGGCGGTGGACGACGGTGACTGGGCGGCGTACCGGAGGCTGTTCACCGCGGACGGGCGGGCCGACTACCGTTCCGCGGGCGGCATCGAGGGCGAGGCCGGCCGGGTGGCCGGCTGGCTCGCCGAGAGCCTGGAGCTGTTCGCGATGCGACAGCATCTGATCGTCAACCGCCGGGTGCGTTTCGGGATCCTGGAGCACGACACCGGGGACACCGCCCGGGTGCGGGCCGACTACATGAACCCGATGCGGTTCGCGGGCGCCGGTCGCCCGGGCGCCCCGGACCTGGTGTGCGGCGGCCGGTACGACTTCGGGGTGCTGCGCACGCCGGAGGGCTGGCGGCTGCGCGAGGTCGTCGTGCACGAGCTGTGGCGCCGGATGCCGGACCACGGCCCGGCGGCCGCACCCGAGTGA
- a CDS encoding PmoA family protein, producing the protein MSGGLRLVHAHGERITVTEAATGVELFAYVYRPEAAWEAPKPYLHPVRTLAGDVVTDYRPDDHRWHKGLSLTASHLSGANLWGGNTYVRGKGYLELPERVGSMAHSGFDEVGTDGERAVIAERLTWHPHGGELWAREARRIEAHDVDPASGSWALTWTSAVTNRRDEPLRFGSPTTAGREMAGYTGLFWRGPRAFRGGRIIGPDGEGRRLMGTQGPWLALTGEHDGADGHATVVVAHAPENDHAGAGGTHPAHWFVRNDPFAGIAPSWAFHDELELAPGDTLTRRYRVVVADGAWEREEIAGYLRTHPW; encoded by the coding sequence ATGAGCGGTGGTCTGCGCCTGGTACACGCCCACGGCGAGCGGATCACGGTGACCGAAGCGGCCACCGGGGTCGAGCTGTTCGCCTACGTCTACCGCCCGGAGGCGGCCTGGGAGGCGCCCAAGCCGTATCTGCACCCGGTCCGGACCCTCGCCGGAGACGTCGTCACCGACTACCGGCCCGACGACCACCGCTGGCACAAGGGCCTGTCGCTGACGGCTTCGCATCTCTCCGGGGCGAACCTGTGGGGCGGCAACACATACGTCCGCGGAAAGGGATATCTCGAACTCCCGGAGCGCGTCGGCTCGATGGCGCACAGCGGCTTCGACGAGGTCGGCACCGACGGAGAGCGTGCGGTCATCGCCGAGCGGCTGACCTGGCACCCGCACGGCGGCGAGCTGTGGGCCCGGGAGGCCCGCCGCATCGAGGCGCACGACGTCGACCCGGCCTCCGGCTCCTGGGCGCTGACCTGGACGTCCGCGGTGACCAACCGCCGCGACGAGCCCCTTCGCTTCGGCAGTCCGACCACCGCAGGACGGGAGATGGCCGGCTACACGGGCCTGTTCTGGCGCGGCCCGCGCGCGTTCCGCGGCGGCCGGATCATCGGCCCCGACGGGGAGGGGCGGCGGCTGATGGGCACCCAGGGCCCCTGGCTCGCTCTCACCGGCGAGCACGACGGCGCCGACGGCCATGCGACCGTCGTCGTCGCGCACGCCCCGGAGAACGACCACGCGGGCGCCGGGGGCACCCACCCCGCCCACTGGTTCGTCCGCAACGACCCCTTCGCGGGCATCGCCCCGTCCTGGGCCTTCCACGACGAACTGGAGCTGGCCCCCGGCGACACCCTCACCCGCCGCTACCGCGTCGTCGTGGCCGACGGCGCCTGGGAGCGGGAGGAGATCGCCGGGTACCTGCGGACACACCCGTGGTGA
- a CDS encoding winged helix DNA-binding domain-containing protein, protein MNVLTQRDLNRATLARQYLLEREGCTALDAMSHLAGLQAQAPQEPFTGLWSRVRAFTPADLDDLVTGRQVVRTHLMRRTVHLVAATDALAWRARHDAMLRQRVLSTYRSELAGIDLDELSTAGRAVMADDQPRAMGELVGALRDRWPTPPRRVLGELLVAALIPMAQLPPRGLWKRTAGVRNLPLSTWLHQPIPPLPADPDDPIGQRLVLRYLAAYGPATTADIRAWSGLAGLPTAVKVLRGDLITFRDERGRLLLDVPDAPRPHPDTPAPTRFLPAFDNAILGYQDRSRIIDDPHLGLSVAGQRAVLIDGRVAATWTTGDRRLTISPLRSLTRTEERELEAEGQKLATFMDQGIDTIHIAEST, encoded by the coding sequence GTGAACGTCCTGACCCAGCGCGACCTCAACCGGGCCACCCTCGCCCGCCAGTACCTCCTTGAGCGCGAGGGCTGCACCGCCCTCGATGCCATGTCCCACCTGGCCGGACTGCAGGCCCAGGCCCCGCAGGAACCGTTCACCGGCCTGTGGTCGCGCGTCAGGGCGTTCACCCCCGCCGACCTGGACGACCTGGTCACCGGCCGCCAGGTCGTGCGCACCCACCTCATGCGCCGCACCGTCCACCTCGTCGCTGCCACCGACGCGCTCGCCTGGCGCGCCCGCCATGACGCCATGCTGCGCCAACGCGTCCTGTCCACCTACCGCAGCGAACTCGCCGGCATCGACCTGGACGAACTGAGCACAGCGGGCCGGGCCGTGATGGCCGACGACCAGCCACGCGCCATGGGCGAACTCGTCGGCGCTCTCCGCGACCGCTGGCCCACGCCGCCCCGCCGGGTGCTGGGCGAACTCCTCGTCGCCGCGCTCATCCCCATGGCCCAACTACCCCCCAGAGGACTGTGGAAGAGGACCGCAGGCGTCCGCAACCTCCCCCTGTCCACCTGGCTGCACCAGCCCATCCCCCCGCTGCCCGCGGACCCGGACGATCCGATCGGACAGCGACTCGTCCTGCGCTATCTGGCCGCCTACGGCCCCGCCACCACCGCGGACATCCGCGCCTGGAGCGGCCTAGCCGGGCTGCCCACCGCGGTCAAAGTGCTCCGCGGCGACCTCATCACCTTCCGCGACGAACGCGGCCGCCTACTCCTCGACGTACCCGACGCACCCCGCCCACACCCCGACACCCCCGCGCCCACCCGCTTCCTGCCCGCCTTCGACAACGCGATCCTCGGCTACCAAGACCGCAGCCGCATCATCGACGACCCACACCTCGGCCTCTCCGTCGCCGGGCAACGCGCCGTCCTCATCGACGGCCGCGTCGCCGCCACCTGGACCACCGGCGACCGCCGCCTCACCATCAGCCCCCTGCGCAGCCTCACCCGTACCGAAGAGCGAGAACTGGAGGCGGAGGGACAGAAGCTGGCCACCTTCATGGACCAGGGCATCGACACGATCCATATCGCCGAATCCACCTGA
- a CDS encoding VOC family protein, which translates to MSVTTTTHLNFRGSAREALDFYQSVFGGHTVAVTYKDAGNVQNESEADWVMWGQVVADNGFHVMAYDVPSAMPYEQGTNPFFVSVRGEDADEISTLWQRLADGSNVLRPLEPAAWAPLYGMLTDRFGVTWVLDVTAPYNG; encoded by the coding sequence ATGTCCGTCACCACCACCACGCATCTGAATTTCCGCGGCTCGGCCCGTGAGGCGCTGGACTTCTACCAGTCCGTCTTCGGCGGGCACACCGTCGCGGTGACCTACAAGGACGCCGGCAACGTTCAGAACGAGAGCGAGGCGGACTGGGTGATGTGGGGCCAGGTCGTCGCCGACAACGGCTTCCACGTCATGGCCTACGACGTGCCCTCGGCGATGCCGTATGAGCAGGGCACCAACCCGTTCTTCGTGTCCGTGCGCGGCGAGGACGCCGACGAGATCAGCACCCTGTGGCAGCGGCTGGCCGACGGCTCGAACGTGCTGCGCCCGCTGGAGCCCGCGGCGTGGGCCCCGCTGTACGGCATGCTGACCGACCGCTTCGGCGTGACCTGGGTCCTGGACGTCACAGCCCCCTACAACGGCTGA
- a CDS encoding undecaprenyl-diphosphate phosphatase, producing the protein MSWFESLVLGLVQGLTEFLPVSSSAHLRLTAAFSGWEDPGAAFTAITQIGTETAVLIYFRKDIGRIVSAWFRSLSDKAMRRDHDARTGWLVIVGSVPIGVLGVTLKDQIEGPFRDLRITATMLIVVGLVIGIADRLAARDETGGRHRAPKQRKTLQDLGVKDGLIYGLCQACALVPGVSRSGATISGGLFMGYRREAAARYSFLLAVPAVLASGVFEVKDSAGNGDVAWGPTLFATVIAFASGYAVIAWFMKWISNKSFMPFVWYRVALGVVIIALVSADVLSPHAAEPAG; encoded by the coding sequence ATGTCTTGGTTTGAATCGCTCGTCCTCGGACTGGTCCAGGGGCTGACCGAGTTCCTCCCCGTCTCCTCCAGCGCCCATCTGCGGCTGACGGCCGCCTTCTCGGGCTGGGAGGACCCCGGGGCGGCCTTCACCGCGATCACCCAGATCGGCACGGAGACGGCGGTCCTGATCTACTTCCGCAAGGACATCGGACGGATCGTCTCGGCCTGGTTCCGGTCCCTGTCCGACAAGGCGATGCGGCGGGACCACGACGCCCGGACGGGCTGGCTGGTGATCGTCGGCTCGGTCCCGATCGGCGTGCTCGGCGTGACACTCAAGGACCAGATCGAGGGGCCGTTCCGCGATCTGCGGATCACCGCCACGATGCTCATCGTCGTCGGCCTGGTGATCGGCATCGCGGACCGGCTGGCGGCGCGTGACGAGACCGGCGGCAGGCACCGCGCGCCCAAGCAGCGCAAGACGCTCCAGGACCTCGGCGTGAAGGACGGCCTGATCTACGGCCTGTGCCAGGCCTGCGCCCTCGTCCCCGGCGTCTCCCGCTCCGGCGCCACCATCAGCGGCGGCCTGTTCATGGGCTACAGGCGCGAGGCGGCGGCCCGTTACTCCTTCCTGCTCGCCGTCCCGGCGGTCCTGGCATCCGGCGTGTTCGAGGTGAAGGACTCGGCGGGCAACGGTGATGTGGCCTGGGGGCCGACCCTGTTCGCGACCGTGATCGCGTTCGCGTCGGGATACGCGGTGATCGCGTGGTTCATGAAGTGGATCTCCAACAAGAGCTTCATGCCGTTCGTCTGGTACCGCGTCGCCCTCGGCGTCGTCATCATCGCGCTGGTCTCGGCGGACGTCCTGAGCCCGCACGCGGCGGAGCCGGCGGGCTGA
- a CDS encoding Gfo/Idh/MocA family protein — protein sequence MKVGCIGLGDIAQKAYLPVLSTQPEIELHLQTRTPETLARVADSLHLPADRRHTTLDSLLAAGLDAAFVHAPTTVHPEIVTRLLEAGVPTYVDKPLAYELADSERLVALAERRGVGLLVGFNRRHAPSYTQCLDHPRELILMQKNRIGLPEEPRSMILDDFIHVVDTLRFLVPGPVDDVTVRARCEAGLLHHVVLQLAGDGFTALGVMNRLSGSAEEILEVSGQDTKRQVLNMAEVIDHKGQPTVRRRGDWVPVARQRGIEQAVLAFLDAVRTGTVLSARDALATHELCERVVRAVSGEA from the coding sequence TTGAAGGTCGGCTGCATCGGACTCGGGGACATCGCGCAGAAGGCGTACCTGCCGGTGCTGAGCACGCAGCCGGAGATCGAGCTCCACCTCCAGACCCGCACGCCCGAGACCCTCGCCCGGGTCGCGGACTCGCTCCACCTGCCGGCGGACCGGCGGCACACGACCCTGGACTCCCTGCTCGCCGCGGGACTCGACGCGGCCTTCGTGCACGCGCCCACCACCGTCCACCCGGAGATCGTCACCCGGCTGCTGGAGGCGGGCGTACCCACGTACGTCGACAAGCCCCTCGCCTACGAGCTCGCCGACTCCGAACGGCTCGTGGCCCTGGCCGAGCGGCGCGGCGTCGGTCTCCTCGTCGGCTTCAACCGGCGCCACGCCCCCTCCTACACGCAGTGCCTGGACCATCCGCGCGAGCTGATCCTCATGCAGAAGAACCGGATCGGGCTGCCCGAGGAACCGCGCTCGATGATCCTCGACGACTTCATCCACGTCGTCGACACGCTGCGGTTCCTGGTCCCGGGCCCGGTCGACGACGTGACCGTGCGTGCGCGCTGCGAGGCCGGGCTGCTCCACCACGTGGTGCTCCAGCTGGCCGGGGACGGCTTCACCGCGCTCGGCGTGATGAACCGGCTCAGCGGCTCGGCCGAGGAGATCCTGGAGGTCTCGGGCCAGGACACCAAGCGTCAGGTGCTGAACATGGCCGAGGTGATCGACCACAAGGGACAGCCGACGGTGCGCCGGCGCGGCGACTGGGTGCCGGTGGCCCGGCAGCGCGGCATCGAGCAGGCGGTCCTCGCCTTCCTCGACGCCGTGCGCACGGGCACGGTGCTCAGCGCGCGTGACGCACTGGCGACCCATGAACTGTGCGAACGGGTGGTACGAGCGGTGTCCGGCGAAGCCTGA
- a CDS encoding FAD-dependent oxidoreductase: protein MAQSARAIVIGGGIGGLAAAAALHQRGWDVTVFERAPSLEPVGAAISLAPNALRALDVLGIGDEIRDLAAWQGDGGLRTPGGRWLSRSNAEAAAARFGGPLVLLARTTLVDRLAALLPPGTVRTGAAASLADPGDGTRPARVICGAGEAEEREADLVVGADGVNSRVRGVLFPAHPGPVYAGFTTWRVLIPVPGADFASHETWGRGRIWGTHPLKDGRVYAYAAAMTPAGERAPDDEKAELRRRFGNWHDPVPAVIAAARPEDVLRHDVHHIARPLPAFHAGRVALLGDAAHAMPPTLGQGGNQAVEDAVVLAHHAHDLTAYTAARLPRTTAIARQAVKVARLNMARSRTAVAVRDTAVAALSKAGPALFLRSFDGIADWRPPYASGKEPAGNRQGRAR, encoded by the coding sequence ATGGCACAGTCGGCGCGCGCGATCGTCATCGGCGGCGGAATCGGAGGCCTGGCCGCGGCCGCGGCCCTGCACCAGCGCGGCTGGGACGTCACCGTGTTCGAGCGGGCCCCCTCGCTTGAGCCGGTGGGCGCGGCCATCTCGCTCGCCCCGAACGCCCTGCGTGCCCTGGACGTCCTCGGCATCGGTGACGAGATCCGCGACCTGGCCGCCTGGCAGGGCGACGGGGGCCTGCGCACCCCCGGCGGGCGCTGGCTGTCCCGCTCGAACGCCGAGGCCGCGGCCGCCCGCTTCGGCGGCCCCCTGGTGCTGCTGGCCCGGACCACCCTCGTCGACCGCCTCGCCGCCCTGCTCCCGCCCGGCACTGTGCGCACAGGTGCCGCCGCGAGCCTCGCCGACCCCGGGGACGGCACCCGCCCGGCCCGGGTGATCTGCGGCGCCGGGGAAGCCGAGGAACGCGAAGCCGATCTGGTGGTCGGCGCGGACGGCGTCAACTCCCGCGTCCGCGGCGTGCTGTTCCCCGCCCACCCGGGGCCCGTCTACGCCGGGTTCACGACCTGGCGGGTCCTGATCCCGGTGCCCGGTGCGGATTTCGCCTCGCACGAGACCTGGGGCCGGGGCCGCATCTGGGGCACGCACCCGCTCAAGGACGGCCGGGTCTACGCCTACGCGGCCGCCATGACCCCGGCCGGGGAGCGCGCCCCCGACGACGAGAAGGCCGAACTGCGGCGCCGCTTCGGGAACTGGCACGATCCGGTCCCCGCCGTCATCGCCGCCGCCCGCCCCGAGGACGTGCTGCGCCACGACGTCCACCACATCGCCCGGCCGCTGCCCGCTTTCCACGCCGGCCGGGTCGCCCTCCTCGGCGACGCGGCCCACGCCATGCCGCCGACCCTGGGCCAGGGCGGCAACCAGGCCGTCGAGGACGCAGTCGTCCTCGCCCACCACGCCCACGACCTCACCGCCTACACGGCCGCCCGGCTTCCCCGTACGACCGCGATCGCCCGCCAGGCCGTCAAGGTGGCCCGCCTCAACATGGCGCGAAGCCGCACCGCCGTCGCCGTACGCGACACCGCGGTCGCCGCGCTCTCCAAGGCCGGACCGGCACTGTTCCTGCGGAGCTTCGACGGCATCGCCGACTGGCGGCCCCCTTATGCTTCCGGGAAGGAACCCGCAGGAAACCGGCAGGGGAGAGCACGTTGA
- a CDS encoding Gfo/Idh/MocA family protein has protein sequence MPRSTSPFAGRRIRAAVIGTGAIGRGPRLPALARLAEEGETEIVAAVDIGADAVGTFCDRAGIRQACTDLVTVCTPPTLHRAQTVAALRAGAWVWREKPPGPSLADFDAIEAEEGADGGPYAAIVFQHRLGSGSRHVRRLFAGRAMGRSLVAHCRTTWYRDSAHYAVPRRGRRHTEGGGPAMGHAIHRTDLLLDLLGPWSEVRVMAGRLVHDVETEGVSTALVRFANGTSATVVNSVLSPGEVSRIRIDCERATVELTHLYGHADDHWRITPAPDVPAGQAALWRDFGPDVPSSRLAQPRELIAYMRAGERPRSSGADGRAGLELITALFKSAFTGATVRAGEIGPGDPYCTALHGDAPGWAPHAAQEVPA, from the coding sequence GTGCCCCGCTCCACGTCCCCCTTCGCCGGCCGGCGCATCCGGGCCGCCGTCATCGGTACCGGTGCCATCGGGCGCGGACCCCGTCTGCCCGCACTCGCGCGCCTCGCCGAGGAGGGCGAGACGGAGATCGTCGCGGCCGTGGACATCGGCGCGGACGCCGTCGGGACGTTCTGCGACCGGGCCGGCATCCGGCAAGCCTGCACCGACCTGGTCACCGTCTGTACCCCGCCGACGCTGCACCGCGCGCAGACGGTGGCCGCGCTGCGCGCCGGGGCCTGGGTGTGGCGTGAGAAGCCGCCGGGGCCCTCGCTCGCCGACTTCGACGCGATCGAGGCGGAGGAGGGCGCGGACGGCGGGCCGTACGCGGCGATCGTCTTCCAGCACCGCCTCGGCTCCGGATCCCGGCATGTGCGGCGGCTGTTCGCCGGGCGGGCGATGGGACGATCGCTGGTCGCCCACTGCCGGACCACCTGGTACCGGGACAGCGCCCACTACGCCGTGCCCCGGCGGGGCCGCCGGCACACCGAGGGCGGCGGCCCCGCGATGGGGCACGCCATCCATCGGACGGATCTGCTCCTGGACCTGCTCGGCCCGTGGAGCGAGGTGCGGGTGATGGCGGGCCGGCTGGTGCACGACGTGGAGACCGAGGGCGTCTCCACCGCGCTGGTCCGCTTCGCGAACGGCACGTCGGCGACCGTCGTCAACAGCGTGCTCAGCCCCGGCGAGGTCAGCCGCATCCGGATCGACTGCGAGCGCGCCACCGTCGAACTCACCCACCTCTACGGCCACGCCGACGACCACTGGCGCATCACCCCGGCTCCGGACGTGCCCGCCGGGCAAGCGGCCCTGTGGCGCGACTTCGGCCCCGACGTGCCGAGTTCCCGCCTCGCTCAGCCGCGGGAGCTGATCGCGTACATGCGCGCGGGGGAGCGGCCGCGCAGCAGCGGGGCGGACGGACGCGCCGGCCTGGAGCTGATCACCGCGCTGTTCAAGTCGGCGTTCACGGGCGCGACCGTCCGGGCGGGCGAGATCGGGCCGGGCGATCCGTACTGCACGGCCCTGCACGGCGACGCGCCCGGCTGGGCGCCCCACGCGGCCCAGGAGGTACCGGCATGA
- the lnt gene encoding apolipoprotein N-acyltransferase, which translates to MRTIDRWLTSPWRRSCVVAVAGALPVFAFPAPSLWWFAYIALVPWILLARSAPTGRRAAYDGWLGGFGFMVAVHHWLLPSLHVFIFLIAGLLSLLWAPWGWLVRRFLGGVPSAGRVLAGLLVLPSAWLAVELVRSWQGLGGPWGMLGSSQWQVGPALRLASVGGVWLLSFLVVAVNVAAAVLISVRRARTPAVASLLATAAATSAAWAWAPRPDVDGRVRIAVVQPGIVDGHDSPDRRFDREEQLTRRLAGQDVDLVVWGESSVGFDLGDRPDLARRIAALSRQTGADVLVNVDAHRSDRPGIYKSSVLMGPNGPTGDRYDKMRLIPFGEYVPARSLLGWATSVGKAAGEDRRRGTEQVVMNVGHGLRVGPLVCFETAFPDMSRHLAADGADMLLGQSSTSTFQGSWAPEQHASLAALRAAETGRPMVHATLTGVSAVYGPSGQRLGPWLGTDASTARVYEVPLAHGVTPYVRYGDWPVHGALLVLAAACVTEGARALRLRRTPLVPPVRTVHGSPVRHAR; encoded by the coding sequence ATGAGGACGATCGACCGCTGGCTGACCTCCCCTTGGCGGCGCTCCTGCGTCGTCGCCGTCGCGGGCGCCCTGCCCGTGTTCGCGTTCCCGGCGCCTTCGCTGTGGTGGTTCGCGTACATCGCGCTGGTGCCGTGGATCCTGCTGGCCCGCTCGGCGCCGACCGGCCGCCGGGCCGCGTACGACGGCTGGTTGGGCGGCTTCGGGTTCATGGTGGCCGTGCACCACTGGCTGCTGCCGAGCCTGCACGTGTTCATCTTCCTGATAGCCGGGCTGCTGAGCCTGCTCTGGGCGCCCTGGGGCTGGCTGGTGCGCCGGTTCCTCGGCGGGGTGCCCTCGGCGGGGCGGGTCCTGGCCGGGCTGCTGGTGCTGCCGTCGGCATGGCTGGCGGTGGAGCTGGTCCGCTCCTGGCAGGGCCTCGGCGGGCCCTGGGGCATGCTCGGCTCCAGCCAGTGGCAGGTGGGCCCGGCGCTGCGGCTGGCGTCGGTGGGCGGGGTCTGGCTGCTCAGCTTCCTGGTGGTGGCCGTCAATGTGGCGGCGGCGGTGCTGATATCCGTGCGCCGGGCCCGGACACCGGCCGTGGCCTCACTGCTCGCCACGGCCGCGGCGACCTCGGCGGCCTGGGCCTGGGCGCCCCGCCCGGACGTCGACGGCCGGGTGCGGATCGCCGTCGTCCAGCCGGGCATCGTGGACGGACACGACAGCCCCGACCGGCGTTTCGACCGCGAGGAACAGCTGACCCGCCGGCTCGCCGGGCAGGACGTCGACCTGGTCGTGTGGGGCGAGTCCAGCGTCGGCTTCGATCTCGGCGACCGGCCCGACCTGGCCCGGCGCATCGCCGCCCTCTCCCGGCAGACCGGCGCCGATGTGCTGGTCAACGTGGACGCCCACCGCTCCGACCGGCCCGGCATCTACAAGAGTTCGGTGCTCATGGGCCCGAACGGCCCGACCGGCGACCGCTACGACAAGATGCGGCTCATCCCGTTCGGCGAGTACGTCCCGGCCCGCTCGCTGCTGGGCTGGGCCACCTCGGTCGGCAAGGCGGCCGGCGAGGACCGGCGGCGCGGCACCGAGCAGGTCGTGATGAACGTGGGGCACGGGCTGCGGGTCGGCCCGCTGGTGTGCTTCGAGACCGCGTTCCCCGACATGAGCCGCCACCTGGCCGCGGACGGCGCCGACATGCTCCTCGGCCAGTCGTCCACCTCGACGTTCCAGGGCAGCTGGGCCCCGGAGCAGCATGCCTCGCTGGCCGCGCTGCGCGCCGCCGAGACCGGCCGCCCGATGGTGCACGCGACCCTGACCGGCGTCTCCGCCGTCTACGGCCCGAGCGGGCAGCGCCTCGGTCCGTGGCTCGGCACCGACGCGAGCACCGCCCGCGTGTACGAGGTACCGCTGGCGCACGGTGTCACCCCGTACGTCCGCTACGGCGACTGGCCGGTGCACGGCGCGCTGCTGGTGCTGGCCGCCGCGTGCGTGACCGAAGGGGCGCGGGCGCTCAGGCTTCGCCGGACACCGCTCGTACCACCCGTTCGCACAGTTCATGGGTCGCCAGTGCGTCACGCGCGCTGA
- a CDS encoding DUF4291 domain-containing protein, with protein MNDQSVEPSGADEPKFRIRARHTESTVTVYQAYRPEIGVPAARTGRFPASWKRERMTWIKPSFLWMMYRCGWGTKEGQETVLAVEIGRDGFEWALRHACLSHYVSGLHANQAAWKRELRQAPARVQWDPERDLHLNALPHRSLQLGLAGEAAARYADEWIVGIEDVTPLATEIHASVRAGDLDRAAGLLPEERPYPGADEVLAHLRA; from the coding sequence GTGAACGATCAATCAGTCGAACCGTCGGGCGCGGACGAGCCGAAGTTCCGCATCCGGGCCCGCCACACCGAGTCCACCGTCACCGTCTACCAGGCCTACCGGCCGGAGATCGGCGTCCCGGCGGCCCGCACCGGCCGCTTCCCCGCCTCCTGGAAGCGGGAGCGGATGACCTGGATCAAGCCGTCCTTCCTGTGGATGATGTACCGCTGCGGCTGGGGCACCAAGGAGGGCCAGGAGACGGTCCTCGCCGTCGAGATCGGCCGCGACGGCTTCGAATGGGCCCTGCGGCACGCCTGTCTGTCGCACTACGTGTCCGGTCTGCACGCGAACCAGGCCGCCTGGAAGCGGGAGTTGAGGCAGGCCCCGGCCCGTGTCCAGTGGGACCCCGAGCGGGATCTGCACCTCAACGCGCTGCCGCACCGCTCGCTGCAGCTCGGCCTCGCGGGCGAGGCGGCCGCCCGGTATGCCGACGAGTGGATCGTCGGCATCGAGGACGTGACGCCGTTGGCGACGGAGATCCACGCGTCGGTGCGGGCCGGCGACCTCGACCGGGCGGCCGGGCTGCTGCCCGAGGAGCGGCCGTACCCCGGGGCCGACGAGGTGCTCGCGCACCTGCGGGCGTAG
- a CDS encoding aldo/keto reductase: MRMRQLGRTGIEVSAYCLGTMMFGPNGNPDHDACTRIVHRALDGGINFIDTADVYGYSETEQILGRALKSRREDVVLATKFNGPMGEGSHHSGSSRRWIMKAVEGSLRRLNTDYIDLYQIHHPDPHTDIEETLSALTDLVRSGKVRAIGSSNLPASEIVEAHWVSERRSLHRLRTEQPTYSILNRAIEREILPVARRFGMGVLVWSPLAMGLLTGRYRKNDAPSSNARMHWVPGHLTDPRKLDAVEQLIPLAEQAGLPLTHLAMAFATAHPDVTSAIIGPRTPDQLDDLLAGAATVLDDAVLDRIDEIVPPGTDIGPLDVCYQPPSLTVTGLRRRPSSERAAA; this comes from the coding sequence ATGCGCATGCGTCAGCTCGGCCGGACCGGCATCGAAGTCAGCGCCTACTGCCTGGGCACCATGATGTTCGGCCCGAACGGCAACCCGGATCATGACGCATGCACCCGCATCGTGCACCGGGCCCTGGACGGCGGAATCAACTTCATCGACACGGCCGACGTCTACGGATACAGCGAGACCGAGCAGATCCTCGGCCGCGCCCTCAAGAGCCGCCGCGAGGACGTGGTCCTGGCGACCAAGTTCAACGGCCCCATGGGCGAGGGCTCCCATCACAGCGGCAGCTCACGCCGCTGGATCATGAAAGCGGTCGAGGGCTCACTGCGCCGCCTGAACACCGACTACATCGACCTCTACCAGATCCACCACCCCGACCCTCACACCGACATCGAAGAGACGCTGTCCGCCCTCACCGATCTGGTCCGATCCGGCAAGGTCCGCGCGATCGGCTCCTCCAACCTCCCCGCGAGCGAAATCGTGGAGGCCCACTGGGTCAGCGAACGCCGCAGCCTGCACCGGCTGCGCACCGAGCAGCCCACCTACTCCATCCTCAACCGGGCGATCGAGCGCGAGATCCTCCCCGTCGCCCGCCGCTTCGGCATGGGCGTGCTCGTGTGGAGCCCGCTGGCCATGGGCCTGCTGACCGGCCGCTACCGCAAGAACGACGCCCCGAGCAGCAACGCCCGCATGCACTGGGTCCCCGGACACCTGACCGACCCCCGCAAGCTCGACGCCGTCGAGCAGCTGATCCCCCTCGCCGAACAGGCCGGCCTGCCGCTCACCCACCTGGCCATGGCCTTCGCCACCGCCCACCCGGACGTCACCTCGGCCATCATCGGCCCCCGCACCCCCGATCAGCTCGACGACCTGCTGGCAGGCGCCGCAACCGTGCTCGACGACGCCGTCCTGGACCGGATCGACGAAATCGTCCCGCCGGGCACCGACATCGGCCCGCTCGACGTCTGCTACCAGCCCCCCTCCCTCACCGTCACCGGCCTGCGGCGTCGCCCCAGCTCCGAGCGTGCCGCAGCCTGA